DNA sequence from the Oncorhynchus keta strain PuntledgeMale-10-30-2019 chromosome 1, Oket_V2, whole genome shotgun sequence genome:
ttcggaagggagacgagtggataACCGCattacatccggccactatgagtacctcgtcatgccgtatgggttaaaaaaTGCTCCAGATGTTTTTCAAtcttttgtagacgagattctcagggacctgtgcgggcagggagtggttgtttatatcgatgacattctgatctactccgccactcacaccgcgcatgtgtctttggtgcgcaaggtgcttggtagactgctggagcatgacctatacgtcaagcaTTAAatgagccgtctcttttctgggatatcgcatttccacctagggggtagtgatggagggtgaccgcattagggccgtgcgtaattggccgactccaaccacggtaaaggaggtgcagcggtttttgggttttgccaactactaccggaggtttatccgaggttttggccagatagcggctcccattacctcactccTGAAGGGGGCCCGGTgcggttgcagtggtcagcagaggcggacggagcattcaacaagttgaaggcgctgttcactgatgcgcccgtgttggcgcatccggaccccggctcggggtacgccaccaaaactccgcccctgcgctttcttctcaaggacgCTAAGCCCAGCGGAGCGtgactatgatgtgggggaccgggagttgctagcggtggttagagctctgaaggtgtggagacactggcttgagggggctaagcacccttttctcatctggactggccaccagaatctggagtatattcgggcagctcggagacttaacccacgtcaggcaaggtgggccatgttcttcacccgtttccggtttactttgtcttatagaccgggctcccagaacgtgaaggctgacgcactgtcccgcctttacgacacggaggatgggtccaccgaacctactcccatccttcccgcctcaaagctggtagccccagtggtatgggaggtggactcgacatcgagcgggcgttacaggctgaacccgcgcctcctcagtgtccagcggggcggaggtacgtgccgcttggtgttcgggacaaactgattcggtgggctcacatcctaccctcctcgggtcaccctggggtgacgaggacagtggggagccttcaggggaggtattggtggccgacgttggctaaggacgttaagggttatgtctcctcctgttcagtgtgcgctcagagtaaggctcctaggcaccttcctagagggaagctacaacccctccccgttccacagcggccatggtcacatctgtccatagatttcctgaccgatcttccgccgtctcaggggaacaccacggttctagtgattgtggatcggttctctaagtcctgccgtctcctcccgttgcccggtatcccaaCAGACTGAGGAGGCATTattcacccatgtctttcggcactacggggtgccggaggacatagtttctgatcggggcccccaattcacgccTCGGGTATGGAAAGCGTTCATGGAatgcttgggggtctctgtcagcctgacctccggttatcaccccgagagtaatgggcaggtggagagaatgaaccaggaggtgggtaggtttctgcggtcgtattgccaggatcggccaggggagtgggcacgatacattccctgggctgaaatggctcagaactcactacaccactcctctactaacgtgtccccttttcagtgtgtgttggggtaccagccggtcctggcaccatggcatccgagccagacggaggctcctgcggtggaggaatgggtacagcgctccaaggagacctggagggccgtccaggaatctctacgataagcgagtggacggcagaagaggagtgctgaccgccaccgcagtgaggcccccgtgtttgtaccggggacagggtctggctcgacccgaaacctacctctccgcttgccctgccggaagctgggtccgcagtgtgtagggccctttaaagtcctgaggagaataaacaaggtgtgttatcgattacaactcccttcctattatcgtattaacccctcgtttcatgtgtctctcctcaggccggtggtagctggtcccctgcaggacagtgaggtgccGGAGGTCCCCCCTctgacatcgaggggtccccgggtacacgatccgggccattctggactcaagacgctgggtgaggggcctgcagtacctcgtggactgggaggggtacggtccggaggagaggtgctgggtaccggtggggacatcttggatccatccatgttgagggatttccatcgctccatccggatcgccctgcacctcgtcctccggggcgacctcgaggccagtgtcggcgcgctgcggaagccgcgcgtcaggggggtactgtcacgagtccgaccccCGGGtgggtggagctcggcggtcttcgtcaccggcctattagctgccactgattgtttttcctcccgctccttgtatgtttagtggtagcacctgttcatgtttgtctttattagacagcctggttgttgtgcgggattatttcaatgtaaccatcggctctgttgtaaaggtacgtgtttgtgcctggtcgtgattttttccattgtattttttgattccctgtgtttgggaacataacttttgtgagcaccctgtggtgcgttggtgctattaaaagacgcacggcattgaactctgtctcctgcatttgactccccacccacgacacccggagcattacaatttgactacacaagcttacaaacaattacaatggcaaagtcacaacaatcacaagaatggcttcagatcaaagtctatgttgagaccgaagggcgcaagggtctttaagttaaagatccaggcagcctcccTCTCGatttaacaataaattatcaaggtcacccctctcctagggagggtgacatgttcgatgccaatccgcaactggataagtaaagtttttacacctaatggtgctacaatgctctgagatacgtacttttaatttgcgcttgttttacctacataatttttaccacaaggacaagttataagataaataactgccttagtggagcacgtaataacacctttgattgggatcgatttcctgtttgaaggtgtttgaaggatctacatgtaaaagtgccattgcattgagccccgccattacatttgtaatttccattcagtaggggagcaaatagacgttgttcaggaatAGTTAGAACACAAGAATGCGTCTTTTTGCgagactgaccttgaaaaaggtcatgtctcattttgttttgaattttctcaatggcaataTTAATCTGATCATTCTTGTAGCCACTCTCCTTGAACTTTCTTTGcgtctcagccatatttctgtcgaaatctgattgttttttgcaaattcttttgattcgacagaattggctgtagggcaaacaatttttcaagggaagtgggtgacaactatcagccctcaacaaaCTTTCACGATCAGTAggcttcctgtaaagatcagtgtatagagcattatcttcacacaagatCAGAAGATCAAGAAAACTGATTTGACATGTGTCAGATTGCATAGTAAATCTCAAATGATCAGAACAGGAGTTAAGAAAAGCATGGAATGCCTGTAGCTGTTTTGCATCACCCTCCATAGAACAAAAATATCATTAATATACTGTTTACAAATAATGTGAGGCAagaaaacatttttgagaggattgAAAATAGACTGTTTCTCCATGTAATCCACATACAAATTAGCATAGTTAGGATCCATGGGGGATCCCATAGCAGTTTTTTTTGTCTGAATAAAGAAATCATTTAGAAACATGAAATAGTTATGCGTGAGTACTATTTCAGCCACTGTTCATTAGGGTCACGTTGCAGAAGAAAATGTTCCATAGCTTCAATACCGCCCTCGTGTGGAATATTTGTGTATAACGACTCAACATTAAAAGTAACGAACAAGGTATTCTCAGGGAGAGGATCAAGAGATTCAATGatagagatcatactgctggtgtcctttacaaaggaggggagctgttctgcgaGTGGTCTAATAAAAAAGTCAACAAAAGTAGATagaggggccgttactgcatcaatgcccgctACAATAGGGCGCCCTGGAGGTTGTGTAACATTCTTGTGTAATTTCGGCAAAGTATAGAAAGTGGTAATTTTAGGGTGTTGAATAGCCAAAAAATCATATTATTTTTTGGTTATCTGACCAGAACTTAAATACCCATCTTGGACAGTAAAGATAGTATTCTGAAATTGGGAAGTGGGGTCATTTCTGAGTTTCTTGTGTAAGGTGTTGTCAAGCAGCTGTCTATGACACTCATGTACATAAACCGCCCTATCCATGAgtacaaccgacccacccttatcGGCAGGACGAATAAGGACTGGCGTATCGGATTGTAAATCAAGCAAAGCTTGTTTTTCATCCTTAGGTAAATTATGGAAAGATTTGGACCCCTGTTTATTCTTAAGGAGAACAAGTCTGCAATATGTCTCGATAGAGTGATTGCGATTGGCTGGAGGTATAAAATAACTCTTGCTTCTAAAAGGAGTGCAGGAGAGCAACCTTCTGGTTCAATAGAAGTGTCAGAATTAGGGGAGCTAAAGTATTCCCTTAAACGGATATTTCTAAAAAACTTAAACATGTCTACCTTAACATCAAAATCGTTGCACTGGGTTGTAGGCCCAAAAGATAACCCTTTATTAAGCAAAGAGACATGGGCAGGGCTCAATATCTTACTTGATAAATTAAAGACACTCAGTCCCGTGAGTTCTGGGACCGTGTGAACGGTCTCCTCTGCCTCTGATAGACGTTTCTTCTTACCCCGTCGGGTGCGGCATCTCGTCGATGCGCGTGCCTGTGGCCACTTCCGCCTTTCCGTCCGTCCAGTCTCTCATTGAATAAAAAACTACCACTGGAAGCCGATGAGGCGCTGGTTGTAGAACGATGATCAGACAAGGGTGGATAGAAGTAAGTGGCATCCCTCCTGCGTCtgtcatggagaggaggagcaggacctCTTTTGTCAGGGTTTCTCCAGAAGTATACTTTACCATCGGCCTTGTCTTTCTTGTCTTGGTTGAATTTCTTGATTTTAAGTTCCTTTATTTCTGTAGACAACTTGTCCTGGAGCGctgtgacatgagcctaccagaccagctaaattacttctatgctcactttcAGGCAAGtagcactgaaacatgcatgagagcatccgctgttctggacgactgtgtgatcatgttctccacagccaatgtgagtaagacctttaaacaggtccacATTCACAGGGCAGTAGGGCCAGATGAATtatcaggacgtgtactctgagcatgcgctgaccaactggcaagtgtctacactgacattttcaacctccctGTAATTCCAACATgtctcaagcagaccaccatagtccctgtgcaaaAGAACACTaagctaacctgcctaaatgactaccgacctgtagtaCTCATCTCTgaagccatgaaatgctttgaaaggctggtcatgcctcacaacaacaccattatcccagaaaccctaggccCACTCCAATTTTTATACCACCCTAACAGATACACAGATGAtataatctctattgcactccacactgccctttcccatctggacaaaaggaacacctatgtaagaatgctgttcattgactacagctcaacattcaacaccatagtgccctcaaagctcatcactaagctaaggactctgtgACGAAACAAttccatctgcaactggatcttcctgacggaccgcccccaggtgttaagggtaggtaacaacacatccgccactctgatcctcaacacgggcaACCCTCAGGGTGCTTGCTCAGTCActtcctgtattccctgttcactcatgactgcacggtcaGGAACGACTCCAACACCGTCATCAAGTCTGCCGATaccggtagtaggcctgatcaccgacaacgatgaagCAGCATAtaggtaggaggtcagagacctggacgtgtggtgccaggacaacaacctctccctcaacgtgatcaagacaaaggagatgatgattgtggactacaagaaaaggaggaccgaacatgccccattctcatcgacagggctgtagtggagaaggttgagagcttcaagtaccttggtgtccacatcaccaacaaactaacatggtccaagcacaccaagacaccCGTGaatagggcacgacaaaacctattccccctcaggagactgaaaagatttggcatgtgtcctcagatcctcaaaaggatctacaactgcaccatcgagagcatcctgactggttacatcactgctgttatggcaactgctcggcttccgaccgcaaggcactacaaagggtagtgtgTATAGCCCAGTACATAacttgggccaagcttcctgccatcaaggacctctataccaggcagtgtcagaggaaggcctaaaATTTGTCCTCCaggcaccctagtcatagactgttctctctgctaccgcactgcaagcggtagcggagcgccaagtccaggaccaaaaggcttcttcaCTGCTTCttccccaagccataatactcctgaacaacttatcaaagggctacccagacccctctttacgctgctgctaccctgtttattacctatgcatagtcaatgtaactctacctacatgtacattttacctcaattacctcgaccaATCGGTCCCCCGCAAATTGACTCTGTAACAGCTAGATATGCCCTGTTTAATATACTATTCTCTATGAATTGTTGTATTTCTATAGAATTTAAGAAAGGATTTGAACCCCTTGGAAGGCTTGTGTTACAAAATTGTATCTGTTTTTCTCAATATGGTTTCCTTGACTCTGAAATGATCAAATTTTCCCCAGGTATTGGTGCTTATTTGCATATCACACCAtgacaccccccacacacacaagtaTAATAATCAAGTGAGGAGCTGGGTTTAAGCAGTTCAACATGGATTAGAAATGGTCGGTATAAATTTAGGACTTGGCATACATTAAATGTAATCAATTTATTTAGCATTTTAATGTAATAAGTAATACGAGTGCAAGATACAAAGTATAATATTGTTTGATTTAGGCTATGAATTATGTTATCAGGAGAATGAAAAAGCATCTATATTGGTGAGTATAGACGTGGGAAAATCTATCACAGTAAGAATAACAGGTCAATGAATGTTTCATTTAGGTTGTCTGGTCCTTGTGATTTCATTGTTTCAATTTATATTTAAGCTACAGTACTATAGAGGATTATCTACTCTTCATCTAAATTTGACAACACACCTTTACGATCTACCAGGACCATGGAAAACTCTACTCACTTTAAGGTCTTTAGGCTTGCTGCATACCGTGATATCGGACAAATGAAGTATTTCTACTTTGCTGTAGTAACTGTTTTATATTTTGCCATCATTCTTGTCAATACTTTACTTATTGAGTTATCTGCATTGAAAGAAGCCTTCATGAACCCATGTATCTGTTTCTATGTGCTTTGTTTGTTAATCAGTTGTATGGGGAGCACTGGTTTGTTTCCTGCTCTCATGTTTTACTTGCTGTCTGACACACAAGATATTTCCCTTCTCTATTGTTATCTCCAGATTTATGTGTTGTACACATACGGTTTAACGGAATTTTGCAATTTATCAGTTATGTCATATGACAGGTACATTTGTATTTGTTATCCTCTACAGTATAACAATATTATGACACCTAAAATAGTTTTGGGCTTAATTCTACTGCCCTGGGTGTATTCTTTTTTCATCAACGCCATCGTTATCTCCCTGAGTTTGCGACTGCAATTTTGTGGTAATGTTCTAGACAGAGTGTATTGTGACAACTACTCGATAGTCAAGCTTGCCTGTTCAAATACTACACTGAATAACATATGGGGTCTTGTTGGCACTGCGCTTTCTTTTTCTTGTACTATATTTCCTACCATATACTCATATGTAAGAATTCTACAAATTTGTTTAAAGTCTTCAAAAGAGACAAAACAGAAAGCATTTAACACCTGTTTGCCACATATAGCCTCTATGCTGAACTTCTCCTTTGGCTGGTTATTTGTGATTCTGCAAGGCAGATATGATACTGCACATCTTCCACCTATACTTCGCACTATTTTATTAGTTTATTTTCTAATATGTCCACCACTTTTCAATCCTATTATGTATGGCATTAGGATGACTAAAATCAGGCAGGCTTGTAAAAAGGTATTGAGGCTTTGACCTAAAACATAATCTGATTGTTATTTTTTTGGTAATAATTAATTGTGTGTTGCTGCTTTTTTTTACTTTAGACTGTACAAATACATTGTATTTTTGGCAAATTATTTAAGAAATCGTATATCTTTTATAATTTATTTTTACCTAGAGTGTTGTCATTTTAGGTATCTGATATTTTATAATTAACCAATTAAATATGTGACCCCAAGCCTCTGTTTTAAAACGTGTCTGGTTTTCTACATTTTTCAATATTAGGGCGAaaatgtattttctgctggcAGATGTTTGGGTTTGTTAATAAATAGTGAATGTTTATCAACTcacatttgatttgtcacatacacgtgtttatcagatgttattgggggtgta
Encoded proteins:
- the LOC118373022 gene encoding olfactory receptor 11A1-like, giving the protein MENSTHYEVFRLAAYGDIGQLKYFYFTVVTVLYLVIILANTLLIGVICIERSLHEPMYLFLCALFVNQLYGSTGLFPALMFYLLSDTHDISLLYCYLQIYVLYTYAITEFSNLSVMSYDRYICICYPLQYNNIMTPKIVLGLILLPWVYSFFINAIVISLSLRLQFCGNVLDRVYCDNYSIVKLACSNTTLNNIWGLVGTALSFSCTIFPTIYSYVRILQICLKSSKETKQKAFNTCLPHIASMLNFSFGWLFVILQGRYDTAHLPPILRTILLVYFLICPPLFNPIMYGIRMTKIRQACKKVLRL